A region of the Nothobranchius furzeri strain GRZ-AD chromosome 13, NfurGRZ-RIMD1, whole genome shotgun sequence genome:
AGTTTCCCTTTAAGGTGATCAAAATATTTCAGCTTGTAATTCTGCTACGTTTTCCAGTAATTTTCTGCATTATTGTTTGACAACAAATTTTTTCCTAAATCATATGTACAGATTTTATAATATTTGGATAAGATATAAGCTTATGCATATGGTCATTTTCTATTTCATATATgaccaaataataataataataataataataataataataataataataataataataatgatgacaaCTAGGGTATATTTGTGGTCTCATGTGTTGCTTTACATTTGATGAAAACATACTTGTTGTTGGATATTTAAAGAAAAATGTACTGAGTTACATAATAGAAACAAACACAGATACAATTAATGTGAAATGTATCTGATGCAGAGAACTGCTGAAACAAATAAAGAAGCTGGAAACGTCTCACTTTCCTTTCTAATGCATGAGTTCACCATGTCTGAGTCATAAGCTGGATGATATAAATCACCCGTCTCCACTTTTCCTGTCAGTAATCAGACTACTTTCCAAGTTAACAGAAGATAATCTCCTTTTCTAAGTCACGACATATTTAAAGTTTTTCATTTAGAGCTGACTTTAACACAACATTGACTCCTTTTCAGACCAAATCACATTTTTCTCCCCGTCTCTGAGGCATCCACCCATAATAAGGCTTAAATATGTCCTTGTAACCATTCTCATCAGGGTGGAATGAGAGTCGTGAGGACGTGATTAATCTTTTCTTGGCATCAGCTGTTTATTTCCACTCATTCACAGCCTGTAAATGACTCTGTAAGTGTTTGAATCACAGACGGTTACAGACGGAGCAGGGAAGCATCTTCTTAACCACAGGATGGTGAAGTGACACTTTAATACCTGAAATAAATGTAGGTGATGGACTATTGAGACAAAACACACATGACTGCAGTTAGAAATCCATAAAAATACTGAGTTTTGGATCTTTAGAGATATTGGCTGGAAGATTCTTCCACTTTAAAAGCAAGCTGTTAATCTGCAGTTTCTCAGAAAAACTTTGAAGAATTTCATCAACAACTTTGACCTGATGATGAAAGCCGCTGATTTTATGCCACAAAAGATGAAATACCCTAGTCCCGATCATCACAGTTACATAAAAGCTGTTTCATTTTGACATTATTAATTGACTCaacttgatgattatttatgttaGTTGGATTTTTAAGGCACTAAGTTTCAAATTAATGCCTTTTTAATTCTAAAGTTTAATAGCTCCACATTCTTTACAAGAAAATGCTTTCTTTGTTCACTGCTGTAAagatttgttctttttttatttaaaaaaaaacaaccaactaTCACTTTTGTCACTTGATGCAAGTTATACGTGTTTTTAATTTCTCATTCAGCTGTAACCAATGCAGATCCTAAAGAAACTTTGATGGGGCCCTCCACTTGGAGCAAGAGACCCTGAGTATGTTATGGTCCAGTGTCTTATCATCTGTTTACAGACTGAATGAAGTCTCTACACAGATGCATACTGCAGCACAGAGACCTCTGAATAGCCTCTGCGTATTTCTTGGGCCGGCtccaataataatatcaatactaACTCTGCAGGGTTGGTTCctttgctgttgatgtgactaTTTTGTCCAGCAGGTGGCAGTAGTGTACCACTGCTCAGAAACTGGAAAGTCCAGAATGACTGAGTCACTCAAACTAGTGACATATCTGCCtcgtattaattaattaattacaaatttCAGAAAGAAATTTAACTTATACCTCAAATGGGTTCAGATTTAATGCATTCCTATTTTAATAGAATCAACCAAAAAAAGGACCTGTATCCAAATCGATCTTAATTTTGAGACAATAGTTGCAAATAAATGTTATTGTTACTTTTGGCTGATAAGATTGTGAACTTGATTGGCTCACTGATGATTTTTCTCAAATAAAGTGGATTGGTGGGGAACCTCTGATAGCAGACGGATCAGTAACAGAACCTCTCTGCTGCTCTTTATAAATGTATGGAACACGTAGATTATGTAAAAACTTAATGGAGTTCTGAACTGTCTGTCCATCAGCAACAGTAAAATGAATACGTTGATCCAGCCACAGAGGAGGGCTGATGTCCTCTGCTGACAGCTTTAAGCTCTCATAGATGCTCCCATGTTTCTTTTGTGtggtcaaatatttaatatttatctcgTGAGGTAACCCTACAGGAGGGGATTTGAAGACATTttgtgtgtttgacaagtttaaagCTATCACTGAATGATAAAAACCAAATGATGATGCAAGGGGCACCCtgaacaggttgccagtccataatAGGGACACACTCACTGTGAAGGTTGCCAATGTACCCAACATGCAAGTTTTTGGTCTCCACTAGGGGTCGGTGacgtaaagagtcaaaaagtgatGGGTAGAAAGCTTCATGAGTCTGCTGAAGATTTCCCACACCGCAACAACCACTAAAGGTTAAAGGACAGAGGTCTAATCCCTAAAGGACGACACTCGCCTCAGCTGTTAccatttccttttcttttcttgaCACTCGACTTTCTGTCTTGTTAACATGATCTTAATTTGCAGTTTACATGTAAACACAGCTGAGGCTTGGGGCTAGATCAATGGAAACTCACTCAAAACTATTTCAGCCTAATCTCATGACAATATGTAGGTTTCTGATGGTAGCAGATGCTTTGAATGAAGAATGTCTTTAGTGGGAACCACAAGGAAGACTTTGATAATCATCCATTTATGAAAGTGGatccaatacacacacacacacacacacacacacacacacacacacacacacacacacacacacatacacacacacacacacacacacacacacacacacacacacacacacacacacacacacacacacacacacacacacacgctgagctATGTTTGGGCTCTAGAGCTGCTTTCTCGTTTATATCAGATGTGTTCACCAGTAAAAGGACTCTGTAATCTTGGGTTTCATCCAAAGAGGGAGattttgtttatttctgctgaaCTTGAAGCCTGTTCTGAGATCAGTGTGAGACGTGGCTCCCTCACAGCCTTTCTGTTGTTTATATGATTGGAAAACGTCACTGAAATAATCCCAGAACCCTTCACAGACCCTCAGGGGTCTGGACATAAAGACACTGGAACTATTCTTGGATTAGGTATAATAATTTACATTCCTGTTTACAGTGAAATGACTTTGGTAATTCCATGTGTACATTTATTTAACTTGtttggatgtaaaaaaaaagtgtatgTGGTTTTGTTTAGAAACAATCAGCTGTGGCCCGAGATCAGTTTGAAAACATGATAATGTAATTTTGTGTTTTCTGACATTTAATCGTGATCAGAAGTTGATCACTATCATTTCTGACACAATAAGAAAGAGCACATACTTTGATTCTTGTTTTATTATGAACAACACACCTGCCAGTTACACGGCAGCCATCACATCTTTACAGACATTACATTCACATCATTTCACTCATACTTCAGGTAGCAAAAGGTAACAGTCCTGTGAGCTGTTTGCAGTCCTCCACTGTGGCTAGAAAGGAATGAAGTTCAAGAAATACCTGAGAGGAGTGGACTGTAGTGACCTAAGTCCCGAACAGTCGTCTACAACCTCGATGAAAACGAGCTTCTGCGTGATCAGCTATGGACACACACAGGTGTGCTCAGGAGCTACTGTCAAATCAAATTTCATCCAATTACACACACAAATAGCTTTTAAAAAAGGAAATATACACGTCAGATGACACTTCTCACAATTCTGCACCCACAATCAATAATACTGGAATAATGTTGTGTAAACTCTAAACGTGATCAATAACGACACCTCGGCTCAGCAACAAAAAAAGCACCAAAAGCGTGATCAATTCTTAGCTTTTTGGTCCTTTTCCACAACAGAAATGTGCTTACTTGAATGTCAAAAGAAAGGGAAAACCATGTATGGATTATTCGTTGGCGGTGATGACCAATACTGGTCATGTGGAAGACTGGAAAAGGCCTAAAAAACAAGCTGAAAAAGTAAAGGTCAAAGAGGTCAGCATTTACACGCTTGTGTAGCAAATGCAGTGTTGCTCTGTTCGGTTACAGCTTGGCTCACTGACCACAAAGTAGAATAAGACACAAGCATTTGTAAACATATGAGCATCTGGGATTACAGATTACAAGGTCTACGACACCGGAGACTCTGCGTGGCAAAATGAGAATATTTAAAGGGATCGTTCAGAAGGCAAATCAGAGCTGGCAgaacaataaaatacagaaaaaagcaCTAATGTGAAAGGGATTGTGTGAAAAACTGCAGTTTCACCAAAACAGTATGAAGCCTTTCTGTAAACCTGGAACCTTAAATCCAACACTGAACTATGCAAGGAATAAAACCTTTCCAGAGGAACGTTGTTGCATGTGAGCACAGCCCGAGTGTGGATTTTGTAGTGATGcacaaaaacacaacacagaTAAGATTCCATGTGTTCTGTTATAATATTCCTTCACTTTGCCTGGCATATTATTTATTTTGAATGGGTTTCATCCCATCCCTGTGTATGTAGTTGGTGTGTTGCCATTGAAAGTGACGGAAACACACTTTCAAATGAATCGGAGAACACATATTATGAATTTTTGTACACATGAATTTCTGAATGAAACCATTATTCCACAATTACTTACGAGTATTAAAGGATTACAGCTGAAGTGATTGAATTTGGTTCATTAATCTCCTTGCTTATTTGGTAAAATACCTTTCTACCTTCTTCTTTCTACATTAAAGATCGATGATGCTTTGTTCAACAAACAGCAACACACCATAATGTGCAATGTACAGAAGGAcccgcatactttagtattttgagggaaactgtattttttgttctTTAATTATCATCTGCAGCTCTCAAAAGCTTGGACCATTCAAAATAATTTTTTATAAAAGAAATTTGGTGTGTTTTTTATGTCAAAAGATTCTAAAggttaaacaaaacattttttgagTTTTGTCTGTATTCAGAAACCTATAGATTTGAAAAAAATTTATAAAAACTTCTGAGCATCCCTGAAACGTAAAACAACAGAGTGGCTTGACATGAGATTGACCAgaaggcaaaaaaataaaataaaataataataataaaaaggttGTGGAGCTCTTGTTGTCTTCAGATGAATGGATCAGTTTATTTTGGTCCCTCACAGATAAACGTCCATAGTGTCGAGGATCATGTGACGACAGAGAGGACAGTTCTGTTGGTAGATCGGCTGCCTGAGGAGGATGTTTGTACAGTCTCTGCACAAGCAGAGGTGTCTGCAGGGCAGCAGCACCACCGTCTTAGTGCAGTCCTGACAGATCACGCACTTCTTCCTCTCCTCGTGCTCCTTCAGTAGAGTGAGCAGGTTTTCAGCTGGCAAGCTTTTACTGTCGCTGCCTGAAGACTCCTTAAGTGGCTCGTCTGAGCTTGATGATGGAAGAATTGAATCCTGCAGCTCTGGATAAGCTCTGTCTCCCGCTCTCCCATCTGGTGGACCCCGCCTCTCTTCTCCAGGGTCTCCATCACCTCCTGCTCTGTCTCCGTTGTCCCTGCGGAGTTGTGTCCACAGAACCAGACCCAGTCGGCTTCGGTTTTGAGACAGCCGCTGCCAAAATCTTCTCTCCAATAGAAAGAAATGGTGGAGCATCATCTGCAGGTGTCGGATGTTGTAGCGTAGATAATGTGAGGTTCTCTGCAGGGCTAAAGCGAGCCGTCTGTGAGTTAGATACAGTCTGCGCAGAAAAGCAAAAGAGTTCAGGTAATCCGCAATGCGCACAACTGCCTGATGGGTCAGTCTTGGGTTTAGGTAGGCGGTGGTCATCAGGGCGATGGTGATAGTGAGCAGGAGGCCATAGATGTTCAGTATGAAGATGCAGATGAACATATGCAAAAGGGAAAACAGAAAATCCAAAACCAGCTTGCAGGGAGACCACAGGAAAGCTGATGTACCAGCCAGGCAGCTGTACAAGAAGGTGAGGGTGGTCAGGGTCATTTCCAGAACCTTTTGCAGCGGGCTGGACACCGTCTGCCACACGCCCACCACTGACAGGTAAAAGTTCTGCATGGCAATGAGTGCAAAGTTCACCACAGTGTTGGTAAAATAGACCACCAGGCTGACAGCGATGCTACAGCCCTCCAGCACTGACAGCAAACCCCGATACAGGTGCTCCTTTCCTCGTAGCAGCACGTGCATGGACAGATAACCCACCATCTTCAGGCTCTCCAGCAGCCCTTCCAGGGCCAGCACCAGGCTTCCCAGCAGGGTGACTGTGCTGTGGGCCAGGTTTGATGCGGCCTCTGCTATGTGAACAATGGACAGTAGGATGAAGTTCCCCACCTGCAGCACGGAGTGGAGGAGGAGGGTGGGCAGGTTGGTAATTAAAGCCACAACCGCCAGGAGGGTCTGCACCACGGTGTGGACGAGGAGAAAGTTCAGGTCCAACAGTAAACACAGAGCATCCAGGCATTTCCCCACAGAGGTTACCACAAAGTTCACCAAACCCATGGTCCTTTAGCTTCAGCTGTTTATCTCTCGATGCTCCTCCCAGGTTGTACACAAGTTCATTGTTGATTTTCCGCCTGATATCCTCATACGTTACATCTTAAGCAGAACGtaagttcagcagcagctggaaaaCATCATTCGTTTCACGAAATACACTACATGTTCATGTTTGTTCAGTGTTTCGTCGGAACACATGCGTTTCAAAGTGAAGCGGATGTTTTGTTTCGAACGAGAGCAGACACTTCCGTTAGTTTTCCGTGTTTCGTTTTCGCTCTTTGCTAATAAAAGCCAGAAACACCTGGTTAGATAAATATTGTCAGTCTTAAAACACACAGTTAGCAAAATCGACGGATGGaattaagaaaaaaatgaaaaaggggtAAAATAACAATGTTTACTATCTTCGCTGAAGACGCCATATTTGTTTTGGTCACGTCAGTGAGCGGATATCTCGTTACTTCCTTCCGATGACTTTTCAAAATAATCCAAAACCGCTCAAAACATGAATGTAAAAATTGAAAAAAATAAGTgtgattatgtatttatttacaacACATACTAAACCATTACACACAATATAAAAAATGCATACACAGGTTTCATGGATTTACTTGAACTTTAAAAAAACTTGCTAATGTGTCATCAAACTCAAAACCAGTTAAAGCTGCAGGGTCTGGCCTAGTAATGACTGCAGGCAAAGTTCACCGCCACATCATCACCACCTCAAGGCCTCCTCCGACTAGTTGTGCTAGCATGCAAATCAGAGGGGCCATATTTGATCATATGCCCTGAACATAATCTTTGTAAGGATGGTAACAATATTAACAATAACGGCAATTATAACACTGAATATATTTAACTGTTTTCTAACATTTCTAACAAAAACGGAGGACAAATCTCGCCATCAGTGATTAtaatgaagaggaggaagatgtTTATTTAACTAGATCatgttgtttattctgtttttttttattagaacaGGGCGGCCAAATATGATCACTTTTCAGTTTTGAAATTTCtgtgattttctgcatgaaaatatgtttttaaaaagaTGTATCAACAGATTAAAACGTTGGTTGTATACCACAATAACACATGGGGATTGAAATTTTAGATTTTAAACTAATCAAATGAATGCCATATAAAGAGATTATGGGATAATGGGAACGAATCTAATCAAAATACATGGATGTTGCTTTTCTGGGACTGCTGTTGAAGGTCCATCTGCTCCAGTGATGTCTGTCATCTCAGCACCAACTATCATCTTTTATGTCTCTAATGCATCAACTGAAAAAAGTTATTCAATATAGCTCCAGTTTGTGTGATGCTACTGTACACACTCTCCTAGCTACAAGTTCAATTTTATATTGACCTTGTGTGAGCGAGAAGGGAGAATAGTCGCCCTCCAGTGCAAATAGCTAGAACTAAACTAGttaaattaccgtaaatcctctaatacaggcccgggcctttatttgactcaagctcatcaagctccaggcctttattggaaggagggccagtattagaggcaggcctctatttctatttgagcaaaatgaactaatggttcgctggagtttttgacaattaaaagtgcacccacattttcaaagttaaacacatttcttttaacaacggtagtttctgcttcagtcctctcccccctccccttgcgcagcagccgcaaactcactgatgcgcctgcagcctctcggagttcctgctgctctaaacattaaaataattatttcattttctgttcctcacttctgattaccttcaatggtgtctgtatgttgcaacagcaggtacaaaaactaacttgtttttatttgactatttttctgtcctgtctgtttattatcttcctgcatctcctctcaatcctaaagagaaactgctacctgggttcatatatattcacctcatgagttacctttgaactgcagttctaaaagatctaccgaccgcaaaaacagcggagcgctcgctgtttggcggccgtataagtgatcagtgcatcggaggacaaggtgatgcgcgcagcgccccgctccacagcagcgaaacacatcaggcgcaaataaaagacagaaagcattaaaggaaatgaactgacatgaacgatcgcgtgttaaattagtttttgaggtggcgacacctgattgttactgtggccgtgctcaggaggcagatctaccgaccgcgaaaacagcggagcgctccctgcttgccgggcgcatcagtgatctgtgtgtCGGAGGAggtgttgatgcgccccgctccacagcagcgaaacacatcaggcgcaaataaaagacagaaaacattaaaggaaatgaaccgacatgaacgatcgcgtgtcagtacacggtctccgcccacctctaaacgtttgaccccgcccacatttagccccgccccgatctccgggatgcagtcaggggtagttgtgttgtgtgagtgttatgtaagccacagggaaggtgatgtgtgttctgtggaggggttgaattagcatggttaactgacaccgtgactctgtgtggtaggagcgtgatagaggatcgtgtctgtagcgttacaaagcattgaagaaaaaACCCACTAAAGGTCCGCGTCAACCTCTACtgtctcctgctggttgatttggggactgtaaccctgccgctgggacgctcatacttgcttgtcaccacattcctcccggccacaataagagaccggccattatttacctccgctgactccgacaccggccaaaattggagacccggcctttaattgaataccggcctgtattagaggatttacggtaaacagTTTAGAGAATATTTTATCCTCCTTGTCTCAGTAAAGCTGGAAAAAAAATCCTAATATTTTTGTCCTCTTGTGAATATTGCTATTAAAGAGAAGAATGCATAATAAGGGAAAAATAGAAACACTTCCTGTAAaatctttcaaaaataaaaaagctaCATTGCTTTGGCATTAGCAACAGTGTCTCACTCTGGCAGTCTCTTTTCATTTAGTTAAAAACATTCAAGTTACATTTATGTACCAATATGAAATACAATGATTGCGTGCCATATTTAATTGACCCTCAGGAGCACCGGAACGCTAAAGTTTCCCGTTATTATTTAGGTCAACTCAATGCTCTCATGTCTAGCAATCAGTTCTTCCTCTAGTGGACGAACATGTTACTACAGGCAGCATTCATAAAGCTAATCAAGACTACTCATTAGCACTTTCTGtagattccttcaaaataaaacacactaCTTAAAAATACTACGGGTTTTAAATTTGTGTTAGCAGCATAGTCTAAATAACTGGAAAACAGAACTTCTTCACGTATACAAACTATTTACCAACTAAAATTCGATAAATCAATTTCAATAATATGTAGTCAACAAGATTAAATCAAGCAAAAAGCAGGAACTATTAGCAGCTATAGCCACAGCACTACAAACATATCAGATCATTCGCCCTCTGGTGGCAACAAGGCGAAACTAAATTCAAGGTAGACTAGAGGTGTTTTACTTTGAATAAATTAAATGAGTGGcgatataaaaataaatatatctaGTTGCAACATTTTACCAGCATAAGTGTACAGTTTAAATCAAACATGTCAGATATAAAACTACAACTGCATCTAATACGTAAACACACTCAGACATTGATACAGACATTATTTGTTTAAAGGTCCATATTTTGTTTTCAACAGGAAAATCAATAATGTATTTGGATTTCATAATTAATGTATTCATAAACTAAAACAAAAAGTCAAAAACAACAAAAGTAACCAGTAACAGAATAGAAATACAATTcttgtttgttgtttgttatttGCCTAGataaacatttaatttaattacTTGTAATATGTCATTTGCTTTATTGATGGCAAAATACTCTCAactgcaggggcgcagataggattttcaacctGGGGgcaacaaagttccaatgtaccctcccccaaacacacacacacacacacacacacacacacacacacacacacacacacacacacgcacgcacgcacgcacgcacgcacgcacgcacgcacgcacgcacgcacacacacacacacacacacacacacacacacacacacacacacacacacgcacacacgcacatacacaaactattgcaagcgccttaactacagctcagtcagtttgtgtaatttcatccaatggtttaaaactaaaatggttaaatggttaaaaactaacactattatatacgtgtttgaagcccttatgcagtggaacgttggcaacaaagctctgcctgatcaacactataaatgataaatgatccgcacttgtatagcgcctctcagagtaaggactccaaagcgctttacactacattgtatcattcatccattcacacacacacattcgcacactgatggtgatgaggtacgatgtagccacagctgccctggggcgcactgacagaggtgccccactatttaattcagtcatttgttattctcccaatcgattattaaccaaaacctcatgctttatgcaaaacattaaatgattttcagcataccgatctttacagaaaacataaaagccctaaaaaactgcacataaaatatatttaaaaacgaaattcacttatcacttagagcagtggttctcgaacttttcagcctgaccaacagatgttccttcgtatttttacgttatttagaatttttcattttatttggaaagtttttatttatatataaatatataaatctctttttcaattttatattttacttttttatgattatgtggcacacttgacttccatatgcaccagctgtctgatgctgcagcagcgtcaatcgtcccggctggatgagtgaatttcttcatcagagtcaatattctgcttcataatcagagtcagtcatgaccagacaaagtgatcagtcaacaaagaccagacctgccggaaattatacgttttatctaatatttgcgctcttcatgttgtgcgcatctcctcctctccccgactgggagcctctcagcggcatttttcaaactctaaaaactccctaactttgctcagcctgaaggttgcacatctccactatcttctggtgtaaagtagtaacttcatgagggatcatatttgtagatgagactttttaaagtcagcaatgaggctttggcacttataacgagtaagtcccaacactgacaacaatgcactgaaactagaaccaacatgcataaacagaaaaaaattcacccccctcagagttgtcatgagtataaactagatcatttaaacaaaaaacatgtttggtaccaggctgtaaacatgtttatttctcctgtgaaattggtatttttagcatgggagtcaatgaggattcgctcgcttctgacaccagcccccagcggatgagggtggaactgcaatttatttcacttccgggtttgactcaatttcagagctgcattgtggggaccTGGATgggccgggctgcggggaggggagaaatgggtggaaaacagaggtctcccgagagctccacaagctgatcgtcgaaacccagctccaccaacatgttaaatttcaacccattttctaaagtgcagcattatgttaaatgcactgggttttaccctattacatttaaatttcatggttaaacagtacatgttaaaatctaagctcagctcggcagtgacctaaaatacataaatataattttacttaccgaaaaaaatgaagtggagactccttggacgctctattagtgcaattaatgccacagcaagtcattttgtccaacaattgcacaaaaaatatccaaaaaagattacacaaacacagagactcaaaatcctggagcagtttccaggccaggccgaggctctactgaggcctttccacggagctagctctgtggtcacgtgtgtcggatgctcattaattatacagaattttaggcttttaatacacttaaacagaagagtgagaaaaaaattcacccccctcagagttgtcatgagtgtaaactagataatttaaacaaaaacatgttttggtaccaggctgtaaacatgtttatttctgctgtgaaattggtatatttaacatgggagtcaatgaggattagctcgcccccagcagatgagggtggaactgcaatttttgatacttccgggttgggctcaatttttgagccgcattgtgggggcttggggaaAATACACATCGTCCTTTTAATAGCCACTTTCACCCTCCCTGcccactggtggtggtcggaggaaccggtggcatcTGTGCTTGGCCAtagcaagtgcaggtcatttatcatgtaTCAAATGTTTTCAGTTTCTGGTCACGTCCTGGCTCTCAAACTACATCCTCCTCTGCCAGCCTGTAGATTACAGCACCAGTCCGCTGGCGATGAGGGTAAGACTCATATGACTTTAGCCATTTTCTAACACATGTATGATACATATCTCAGTGTAAAATGAGTTCCAATTGGTGAAAAACGTAACACCCATCATCTGTTTTTGAATCTATTATTTCATGTCTGCAGATGGCCAGGGgttgctggtggtttttcttgTCTAAGGTCATCGAGCTCAGCGACACGGTGCGTTCCTCACATCAAGTCAGTAAAAAGGTTTTAAACTCAGATTTAATTTCTGCTTTCCTCTAGAGCAGCTCTTCTTCATCTTGAGGAAGAAGAACAGCCAGCTGACTTTCCTTCATGTTTATCATCACGGCACCATGATCTTCAACTGTTGGGCGGGAGTCAAGCACGTAACAGGACAGTGTAAGTTACTTGGCATCATGCAAAAGTTTGCACTAATCCCGTCAGATTATTCTGAATGAAAAAGATCATCCACAATAGTAAATGGTTGGATTTCCTGCACTCTATGTAGCTAAAGATTGACTAGTGGCATTTTGTTTTGTTCAGAACACTGAGTGGTGACAGAGTACTGC
Encoded here:
- the rnf26 gene encoding E3 ubiquitin-protein ligase RNF26: MGLVNFVVTSVGKCLDALCLLLDLNFLLVHTVVQTLLAVVALITNLPTLLLHSVLQVGNFILLSIVHIAEAASNLAHSTVTLLGSLVLALEGLLESLKMVGYLSMHVLLRGKEHLYRGLLSVLEGCSIAVSLVVYFTNTVVNFALIAMQNFYLSVVGVWQTVSSPLQKVLEMTLTTLTFLYSCLAGTSAFLWSPCKLVLDFLFSLLHMFICIFILNIYGLLLTITIALMTTAYLNPRLTHQAVVRIADYLNSFAFLRRLYLTHRRLALALQRTSHYLRYNIRHLQMMLHHFFLLERRFWQRLSQNRSRLGLVLWTQLRRDNGDRAGGDGDPGEERRGPPDGRAGDRAYPELQDSILPSSSSDEPLKESSGSDSKSLPAENLLTLLKEHEERKKCVICQDCTKTVVLLPCRHLCLCRDCTNILLRQPIYQQNCPLCRHMILDTMDVYL